A genomic stretch from Falco cherrug isolate bFalChe1 chromosome 3, bFalChe1.pri, whole genome shotgun sequence includes:
- the PERM1 gene encoding PGC-1 and ERR-induced regulator in muscle protein 1, whose product MDNFEYSIQLNDRDWAEFFLASEECNLAPAALATAEEQCLSDIEQGDGVPGRDCRASTNGQITVRVGSRPGPGTGSSVPRGVPGDASLRWPAGGHLSLPELLSGSEDEADLGSVGRFLCESDKPSCPLIAPMPSTQGRQPPCPPAATLAGPTDGTAESSSGQDAACEAAALQLASASEKGAASNSQAMEPPSHPAGTSGPEQGRDAGGQQPYGSPVVAQPGTPTQGRSLALAASPEGSARKSPSNTSRSESGLRGPLRDHPPSPALETAPRAPSCPAQEEASRERAAAEPSSPAGSPEVVRPKVPGQLRKSRKQRGASATEAAQRDRETAGTAAQGTVVPIKAPLSSPLSSRKSKGKEKAAKPAPVKLGSEEAGESKRSVPSPGVDEGDPAAGAPPKQKAKEPGAQPLGKAKATKHSKPGQAGALGVCDDVLAIPASEAMAPLGAACQEIPGKPLPPKSVAASGGDAADGAHGEPAAEIPGQLAPACFAAGASAGRDTLDVSWPEMYEYLFCDSQGEEEGVENSVEGEKAPLEREMSLPELYEYFFNEPEGNRKKVKSKDRRRKKFSSLDHAQLQKEDSNSAPVKDSLVISVPEVYEHFFPDRPGNRAGWRQIFSITPTSEVRKAVGAFKSFLQRPMHLIRGQAPAPQSFVQRGSGEKLPLVPLGRGQARSETLDMALALTGRPEAPLALTHKDMCLVFCAFASWAVKTSDLQSPDAWKTMFLASFGTLSAIRYFRRQVREGHLRT is encoded by the exons atGGACAACTTTGAGTACAGCATCCAGCTGAATGACAGGGACTGGGCTGAGTTCTTCTTGGCGTCGGAAGAATGCAACCTAGCACCAGCCGCCCTGGCCACGGCTGAGGAGCAGTGTCTCAGTGACATTGAACAAGGGGACGGCGTGCCGGGGAGGGACTGCCGTGCCAGCACAAATGGGCAGATCACAGTGAGGGTGGGCAGCAGGCCAGGGCCTGGCACGGGGAGCTCTGTCCCACGTGGGGTGCCTGGAGACGCCTCCCTGCGCTGGCCTGCTGGTGGGCATCTCTCCCTGCCGGAGCTTCTCTCGGGCAGCGAGGACGAAGCGGACCTGGGCTCGGTCGGCAGGTTTCTGTGTGAGAGCGACAAGCCCAGCTGCCCTTTGATTGCTCCAATGCCCAGCACGCAGGGGAGGCAgcccccctgtccccctgcagccacccTCGCTGGCCCCACTGACGGCACAGCCGAGAGCAGCTCAGGACAGGACGCAGCAtgtgaagcagcagcactgcagttgGCATCAGCATCGGAGAAAGGAGCAGCCAGCAACAGTCAGGCCATGGAGCCTCCCAGCCACCCGGCTGGAACGAGCGGCCCTGAACAGggaagggatgcaggagggcagcagccctATGGCAGCCCAGTGGTAGCACAACCGGGGACGCCAACGCAAGGCAGGTCGCTGGCACTGGCTGCCTCCCCAGAGGGTTCAGCGAGGAAAAGTCCTAGCAACACTTCCCGCTCGGAGTCTGGGCTACGGGGACCTCTGCGTGACCATCCCCCAAGCCCTGCCCTGGAGACTGCGCCCAGAGCGCCCAGCTGCCCAGCGCAGGAGGAGGCGAGCAGGGAGAGAGCGGCTGCCGAGCCGAGCTCCCCGGCTGGCTCCCCGGAGGTCGTGAGGCCCAAggtgccaggacagctgagaaAGAGCCGCAAGCAACGTGGAGCCAGTGCCACAGAGGCAgcccagagggacagggagacTGCAGGGACTGCAGCGCAGGGGACCGTGGTACCCATAAAGGCACCTTTAAGCTCGCCACTGTCCTCACGAAAGagcaaagggaaggagaaggcagccAAGCCAGCTCCTGTGAAGCTGGGGAGCGAGGAGGCAGGGGAGAGCAAACGGTCAGTGCCCAGCCCTGGTGTGGATGAGGGTGATCCAGCCGCGGGCGCTCCCCCgaagcagaaggcaaaggaGCCAGGGGCACAGCCCCTGGGAAAGGCGAAGGCCACCAAGCATTCAAAGCCAGGGCAGGCTGGTGCCTTGGGTGTGTGTGACGATGTGCTGGCGATCCCTGCCAGTGAAGCCATGGCTCCTTTGGGAGCGGCATGCCAGGAGATACCAGGGAAGCCTCTCCCTCCCAAGAGTGTGGCAGCTTctggaggagatgctgctgaCGGAGCTCATGGAGAGCCTGCAGCTGAgatccctgggcagctggccCCCGCGTGCTTTGCAGCTGGGGCCTCTGCAGGGAGAGACACCCTGGACGTGAGTTGGCCTGAGATGTATGAGTATTTGTTCTGTGACTCccaaggggaagaagaaggagtgGAGAACTCAGTGGAGGGGGAGAAAGCACCCTTGGAAAGGGAAATGTCCCTGCCTGAACtgtatgaatattttttcaatgaaccagaaggaaacaggaaaaaagtcaagAGTAAAGACAGGAGGCGAAAGAAGTTCAGCAGCTTGGACCATGCTCAGCTGCAAAAGGAGGACTCCAACTCAGCTCCAGTCAAAGACTCCCTGGTTATCTCAGTCCCTGAGGTGTATGAACACTTCTTTCCAGACAGGCCTGGGAACAGGGCAGGCTGGAGGCAGATTTTCTCAATCACTCCAACCTCCGAGGTGAGGAAGGCCGTAGGGGCTTTTAAGTCCTTCCTGCAAAGGCCAATGCATCTCATCAGAGGCCAGGCCCCTGCCCCCCAGTCCTTTGTGCAGAGAGGATCTGGAGAGAAGCTCCCCCTCGTCCCACTGGGAAGAGGCCAGGCACGGTCAGAAACGTTGGACATGGCCCTTGCACTGACAG GGAGGCCTGAGGCTCCGCTGGCGCTGACCCACAAAGACATGTGCCTTGTCTTCTGTGCCTTTGCGTCCTGGGCAGTGAAGACCTCTGACCTGCAGTCTCCGGATGCCTGGAAGACCA TGTTCCTGGCAAGTTTTGGCACGCTTTCTGCTATCCGCTACTTCCGAAGGCAGGTCAGAGAAGGACACCTCCGGACCTAG